In the genome of Streptomyces fagopyri, the window CGTCAGGAGACGGCCGGTTACGACTCCAAGTACGCCGCTCTCTACTACCCCTGGATCAAGGCCTTCGACCCGGCGACCGGCCAGACCAGGATGATCCCGCCGAGCGGTCACGTCGCCGGCATCTGGGCCCGCAACGACTCCGAGCGCGGCGTGCACAAGGCTCCCGCCAACGAGGTCGTACGCGGAGCGGTGGACCTGGAGCTGCAGATCACCCGTGGCGAGCAGGACCTGCTCAACCCCATCGGCGTCAACTGCATCCGTGCCTTCCCCGGCCGCGGCATCCGTGTCTGGGGCGCCCGCACCATGTCCTCCGACCCGGCGTGGCGCTACCTCAACATCCGCCGGTACTTCAACTACCTGGAGGAGTCGATCCTGATCGGCACCCAGTGGGTGGTGTTCGAGCCGAACGACCACGCCCTGTGGGCCCGGATCCGGCGCAACGTGTCCGCCTTCCTGGTCAACGAGTGGCGCAACGGCGCCCTGTTCGGCTCACGGCCCGAGGAGGCGTACTACGTCAAGTGCGACGAGGAGACCAACCCGCCGGAGTCGGTCGACCTCGGCCGGGTCATCTGCGAGATCGGCATCGCGCCCGTCAAGCCCGCCGAGTTCGTGATCTTCCGGCTGGCCCAGTTCTCCAGCGGCAACGGCGAGTTGGAGGAGTAGTTCTCGCACCGGCGGTCCGCACCGGCGTGACCGTCCCGGCGGTCGACCCCCGCTCCCCGTACATACCAGAACCCTCAGAAGGACACAGAACAGATGAGTCTCCAGCCGGGTGACGCCCTCACATCGCACAATTTCGGCCTGCAGATCGACGGTGTCATGGTCGAGTACCTCGCGGAGGTCAGCGGCCTCAGCATCGAGCAGGACGTCATCGAGTACCAGCAGGTCTCCTCGCAGGGCATCCCCGTCACCAAGAAGCTGCCGGGGGTGAAGAAGGCCGGCACCTGCACGGTGGTGCGCGGTATGACCCAGTCGGCCGCCTTCAACCAGTGGATCACCGAGTCGGTCGCCGGTCAGATGAGCACCGCCCGCAAGAACGCCACCATCATGGTGATGGACTATCAGAACAACCCGGTCAAGCGGTACAACATGCGCAACGCCTGGTGCAGCAAGATCGACACCAGCACCGTCAAGGCCGGTGAGGCCGCCGCGCTCACCGAGACCGTCACGATCACCTTCGAAGAACTGGTCATCGAGTAATGCGCCGTACGGCTCCCAGGGCGGCCGCGGCCGTCGCCGAACCGGCGCCGGAGGCGGAAGCCCGGCCGGGGCCGGAGCAGACCGCTGCTCCGGCCCCGGCCGCGGCCCCCCAACCCCTGCGCACAGAGTTCGAGTTCGAGCTGCCGCGCGGTTACGTCGACGAGTCCGGCGCGGTGCACCGCCTCGGGGTGATGCGGCTCGCCACCGCGCGGGACGAGCTGATCCCGCTGCGGGACATGCGTGTCCAGGAGAACCCGGCGTACCTGTCCGTCGTACTCCTCGGCCGGGTCATCACCCGGCTCGGCACGCTGCCCCTCGTGCACGACGGGGTGGTGGAGAACATGTTCGCCTCCGACCTCGCGTTCCTGCAGGACTTCTACCGCCAGGTCAACGCCGAGGGCCACACCCGTGCCGCCGTCACCTGCCCGCACTGCGAGGAGCCGTTCGAGGTCGAACTCGGCGGGAGCCGCCTGGGGGAATCGTGACGTACGCGACCGACCGCATCCACGAGGAGATCGCGTACATCGCCTACCACTTCCACTGGAGCCTGGAGACCATCCTGGACCTCGAACACCGCGACCGGCGCCGCTACACGGAACAGATCGCGGCACTCGTGCATCGCGGCGCCGGGGAGAGGTGACGCGGAGTGGGCGTCTTTGATCGGCTACGGGGCGGCGGACGCGACCGGGGCACGAGCGTCGTGTCCGCCGCGGGACCGGCCGCCGGCCCGGGTGACCGCGTGGCTCCGGGGGCGGGCACCGGTGCGGCACCCGCGGCGGGCGATGCCGGCCGGGGAGACGGGAACCGTCCGGTACGGGCGGCCGCCTGGCCCTCGCTGCCTCCCATCCAGCGCGCCACCGCAGGCCGGGGCTCCGTCGCCGACTCCGGGTTCGGCGGCCGGCTGACGACCTGGCAGAACCCGTCGTTCACCGGCACGCTCTCGCACGCCGTGCTGGACGGCGCGCCCGGCGGCCTGGTGCGAGGCGTGCTCGCCACCCCCGCGCTGCCCGCCTCCGGTCTCGAACTCCCGTCGCTCGCCCTGCCGGTGGCGGCGCCCGAGGAGCCGGCCGACCGCCTCGGCGCGTCGTCCCTGCGGCACGCGAGCCTCCCGGTGACGGCGACCGGGTCGGCGGGCCCGAGGGTGACCGCCGTACCGTCCGCTGCCACCCGGCCCCCGGCACCGACCGGGCTCACCAGGGCACCGGCCGCACCCGCGGTGCAGCGGCGGGCGCTGCCCGTGGTGACTCCGTCCGTGCCGCGCCGTACGGCGACGGGCCCCTCGGTACCCACGGTGACGTCCGCTCCCCCGCTCTCCGGGCCGGCCGTCACCCCCGCGGGCCCGGGTCCCGCGGATGCGGCGCCGGGCGGGTCCCCGGCGGACACGGGGCCCGGCGTCCCCTCCGTCTCCGTCCCACGGTTCTCGAACGGCGGCGCCACCACGGGACCCGGCCTGCCGGTCCAGCGTGGTACGTCCGGAGGCACAGGCCGTACGGTGCCCGGCGCGCCGGCCGTCGACGGCCCGGCCCCGGTGTCCCCGCCGCCGAGACCGCCCGCCGACGTCCCGACCGCCGGCAAGCCACGGCGGCGCTCCGCCCTGGGCGCGCCGCTGTCCTCCCCGCCGTCGGACGCGGCACCGGCCGTACGCCTCGACCCGCCCGTGGCGGGGCCGGAGCAGGGACACCCGGCGCCGGTACGCGCGACGGGAACCCCGGCGGCGCGATCGGCGGCGCCCGGCGGCGGAGCCTCCTCCGGTACTCCGTC includes:
- a CDS encoding phage tail protein: MSLQPGDALTSHNFGLQIDGVMVEYLAEVSGLSIEQDVIEYQQVSSQGIPVTKKLPGVKKAGTCTVVRGMTQSAAFNQWITESVAGQMSTARKNATIMVMDYQNNPVKRYNMRNAWCSKIDTSTVKAGEAAALTETVTITFEELVIE
- a CDS encoding DUF6760 family protein is translated as MTYATDRIHEEIAYIAYHFHWSLETILDLEHRDRRRYTEQIAALVHRGAGER